In one window of Leptospira sp. GIMC2001 DNA:
- a CDS encoding type II secretion system protein GspJ, whose translation MTLIEISIVVMLMSVLFTGIFTTFFMALKISREADPPDGTTRPLLMQSIENIRSTLSRTYFFESQKRLVFIGKNDGGPGERNDRIVFASAHPNAEETDTPSVREVSFYLKKMESKAGLFQLIRREDDMVDNVPLTGGVEHVLLENVKSFQMKYSERGDKWLDEWNSKTNKKIPRLIRIEIIALVGNQFLKYESLAHPGILFK comes from the coding sequence ATGACATTGATTGAGATTTCCATTGTGGTTATGTTGATGTCAGTTTTGTTTACTGGGATTTTCACAACATTCTTTATGGCGTTAAAAATTTCTAGAGAGGCAGATCCACCAGATGGCACAACTCGACCTCTCCTAATGCAATCCATTGAGAATATTCGAAGTACTTTGTCTAGAACCTATTTTTTTGAAAGCCAGAAGAGGCTTGTTTTTATAGGCAAGAATGACGGTGGTCCAGGCGAGCGAAATGATAGAATCGTATTTGCCTCAGCTCATCCCAATGCAGAAGAAACGGATACACCTTCCGTGAGAGAAGTATCGTTTTATCTAAAAAAAATGGAATCAAAAGCGGGGCTTTTTCAATTGATTCGAAGAGAAGATGATATGGTTGATAATGTTCCTCTTACTGGAGGGGTAGAGCATGTTTTACTTGAAAATGTGAAAAGTTTTCAAATGAAATATTCAGAAAGAGGAGATAAATGGTTGGATGAGTGGAATTCCAAAACCAATAAAAAAATTCCCAGATTGATACGAATTGAAATCATTGCCTTAGTAGGAAACCAATTTTTAAAATATGAAAGTCTTGCGCATCCAGGGATTCTCTTTAAATAG
- a CDS encoding cell division protein FtsA produces MIYDQYLAIDYGSKFIKGILFKNVLGTTTAIRLETLPIVHLADEEGDEYEYNIIRFIQSFFPEESKFLTNLSLDRLFIRDLVIPLTTEKAVREVIPFEVENKLPFPSETMEVLGVLARMDSENSFVVTFNVKHEELSRVMSPFNRGDARVACLSVDSLALSSLFHKLDKNTLDQSYLGQIDIGSQLSVFNAVHNGKLYHTRSIHLGSQNLTEMLAEELSIDDEDAEDFKILLSPFLFEGSDEFPESLEYYKKKYKITNSIWKSIRSKTEIFGKKIVSEIEKSIFSLIDTERPQTIYISGGGSKLAGLGRFISSHLEIPIKEYDFLDIQDPSYIQALATGNHYQQKSSDQIDFLTTDFAKRLNKNSFKIGNFLPHLILAGISVFLLAAVFVFGIIIDKRKISQNRQILVEKYRSGFGEEPSDPELVIQSAISKLKAEQKKTEIFRLFLNKESMLDILTETSEFFPDKESLPFILENFTFEGSEVSIQGKVNEYPDIGVIESGLAKSSKFKNVKVMNKRLISGVTKFKVSFKLKMEIVSPDSE; encoded by the coding sequence ATGATATACGATCAGTATTTAGCAATTGATTACGGTTCCAAATTTATCAAAGGAATTTTATTCAAAAATGTATTAGGAACAACAACAGCAATTCGACTTGAAACTCTCCCTATCGTTCATCTGGCAGATGAAGAAGGAGATGAATATGAATACAATATCATAAGATTCATTCAAAGTTTTTTTCCCGAAGAATCAAAATTCCTTACCAATTTATCTCTTGATCGGTTGTTCATCAGAGATCTTGTAATCCCACTTACCACAGAAAAAGCTGTTCGCGAAGTGATTCCTTTCGAAGTAGAAAATAAATTGCCATTTCCTTCTGAGACCATGGAGGTTCTGGGAGTTCTCGCAAGAATGGATTCGGAGAATTCTTTTGTTGTAACTTTTAATGTTAAACATGAAGAACTCAGTCGAGTAATGAGTCCATTCAATCGGGGTGACGCAAGAGTCGCATGTCTCTCGGTTGATTCTTTGGCCCTATCATCACTATTCCACAAACTTGATAAAAATACTCTTGATCAAAGCTATCTCGGCCAGATCGATATCGGATCTCAACTTTCTGTCTTCAATGCAGTTCATAATGGAAAATTGTATCATACAAGAAGCATCCATTTGGGTTCACAGAATCTTACAGAAATGTTAGCTGAAGAATTATCTATCGATGATGAGGATGCCGAAGATTTTAAAATTCTATTGTCTCCATTTCTATTCGAAGGAAGCGATGAATTTCCTGAAAGTCTAGAATACTATAAAAAGAAATATAAAATTACTAATTCTATTTGGAAATCAATACGCTCAAAAACGGAAATATTTGGTAAAAAAATAGTTTCCGAAATCGAAAAATCAATATTCTCTTTAATTGATACTGAAAGACCGCAGACAATCTACATCTCTGGCGGTGGATCGAAATTAGCTGGTCTAGGAAGATTTATAAGTTCACATTTGGAAATCCCAATCAAAGAATATGATTTTCTTGATATTCAGGATCCTTCTTATATTCAAGCACTGGCAACTGGGAATCACTATCAACAAAAATCATCCGATCAGATTGATTTCTTAACTACCGATTTTGCAAAGAGACTCAATAAGAATAGTTTCAAAATAGGAAATTTTTTACCACACTTGATTCTCGCTGGAATATCAGTTTTTCTACTTGCTGCTGTTTTTGTTTTCGGAATCATCATTGATAAAAGAAAAATCAGCCAGAATCGTCAAATCCTAGTTGAAAAATATAGATCTGGCTTTGGAGAAGAACCTTCGGATCCGGAATTGGTTATTCAATCAGCAATATCTAAACTAAAAGCTGAGCAGAAAAAAACGGAAATTTTTCGCTTATTCTTAAATAAAGAGAGTATGCTTGATATACTCACTGAGACTTCGGAGTTTTTTCCAGACAAGGAATCACTCCCATTCATTTTGGAGAATTTTACATTTGAAGGTTCAGAAGTTAGCATTCAAGGAAAAGTAAATGAATACCCAGATATCGGAGTCATCGAATCTGGACTCGCTAAATCTTCCAAATTCAAAAATGTGAAAGTCATGAACAAAAGATTGATATCTGGAGTTACAAAATTCAAAGTTTCTTTTAAATTGAAAATGGAGATAGTGAGCCCAGACTCAGAGTAA
- a CDS encoding general secretion pathway protein GspK: protein MKVLRIQGFSLNRKRRKGSMVILLVVAVGTAAFFTATKFSEDSLVEYRISIQEADGFKANSLAKAGFLGGIGALKKIPEEVLYQSGIAFDPPPIPLGGGVIYYSMIPEDGKINMNGLVKLYDDQPNQRMIEIVTRLYTQFGIKRELIYPVIDWIDTNTQEMGGGAEYYYYSRLKPPRKIKNAPFYSMSELLSVKGYDRKMVYETLKMEDYDKNNSDSFKTDEEKALISDKDFVLSNNITAYLPFGDTYDDRININAAPYHVLMSMSDFMTKAAVMKILKLKLKKNGYIKELKDLENEPEFQAKSAGNLTLYKELAGEGTDVSGGRIKTKGEIYKVIGVGIIKDKVVRRVTGIFDLPNDTMLYYTED from the coding sequence ATGAAAGTCTTGCGCATCCAGGGATTCTCTTTAAATAGAAAAAGACGAAAAGGTTCCATGGTTATCCTTCTTGTGGTGGCCGTTGGAACTGCGGCTTTTTTTACAGCTACTAAATTCTCAGAAGATTCTTTGGTCGAGTATCGAATCAGCATTCAAGAAGCAGATGGGTTCAAGGCAAATTCTCTAGCCAAGGCTGGTTTTTTGGGGGGAATTGGAGCACTCAAGAAAATTCCAGAAGAAGTGTTGTATCAATCTGGGATTGCGTTTGATCCGCCACCAATTCCACTTGGAGGAGGAGTAATTTACTATTCGATGATTCCAGAAGATGGAAAAATCAATATGAATGGTTTAGTGAAACTCTACGATGATCAACCCAATCAGCGTATGATTGAAATTGTAACTCGGCTGTATACTCAGTTTGGAATAAAAAGAGAGTTGATCTATCCCGTGATTGATTGGATTGATACAAACACCCAAGAAATGGGCGGTGGCGCAGAATACTATTATTACTCAAGACTCAAACCACCTAGAAAGATTAAGAATGCCCCATTTTATTCCATGTCAGAATTACTAAGTGTCAAGGGTTATGATAGAAAAATGGTCTATGAGACTTTAAAAATGGAAGACTATGACAAGAATAATTCCGATAGTTTTAAAACGGATGAAGAGAAGGCTTTAATCAGTGATAAGGACTTTGTTCTCTCGAATAATATAACTGCTTATTTACCTTTTGGGGATACATACGATGACAGAATAAATATCAATGCAGCTCCTTATCATGTTTTGATGTCTATGTCAGATTTTATGACCAAAGCTGCTGTCATGAAGATTTTAAAATTGAAATTAAAAAAGAATGGGTATATCAAAGAATTGAAAGATCTAGAAAATGAACCAGAATTTCAGGCTAAATCTGCTGGGAATTTAACTCTCTACAAGGAACTCGCTGGCGAGGGGACTGATGTATCTGGTGGACGAATCAAGACAAAAGGTGAAATATACAAAGTGATCGGTGTTGGAATTATAAAAGATAAAGTGGTTAGACGTGTAACTGGTATATTCGATTTACCGAATGATACAATGTTATATTATACGGAAGATTGA